One Umboniibacter marinipuniceus DNA window includes the following coding sequences:
- a CDS encoding exodeoxyribonuclease III — MRVITLCVDGIDNAIGNGLFDWLRTQDADVICLQDMRRPEPDLAWEPEYQLEGYFGYFFDSPDGTYCGVGIYTRQPPKAIMTGFGFASGIDMDGRYVQADFEGISIGSLLAPGATSEVQSLEDKIQFFDDLQAHLSKITRKRREYIICGNWNQIHRDYDVENFEANADSSGALPFERKWMTQLFNDIGYVDAFRKVNKDKDEFTWWPSGELGEGDGWRIDYQVISESLSGAVEYGVVYKTKSFGSHAPVIIDYDIELF; from the coding sequence ATGAGAGTTATTACGCTTTGCGTCGATGGTATTGATAATGCTATTGGCAATGGCCTGTTTGATTGGCTGAGAACGCAGGATGCTGATGTCATTTGTCTGCAGGACATGCGCCGGCCCGAACCTGATTTAGCCTGGGAGCCCGAGTATCAACTTGAAGGCTATTTCGGCTATTTCTTTGATTCGCCAGATGGTACCTACTGCGGCGTAGGAATTTATACTCGTCAGCCACCGAAGGCCATTATGACCGGCTTTGGCTTCGCTAGTGGTATCGATATGGATGGCCGATATGTGCAAGCTGATTTTGAGGGCATCTCCATTGGCTCTTTGCTAGCGCCAGGCGCTACCTCTGAGGTTCAATCGTTAGAAGACAAAATACAGTTCTTCGATGACCTACAGGCGCACCTTTCAAAGATTACCCGTAAGCGCCGTGAATACATTATTTGTGGTAATTGGAACCAAATTCACCGCGACTATGACGTTGAGAACTTTGAGGCGAATGCTGACTCCTCTGGAGCACTCCCGTTTGAGCGGAAGTGGATGACGCAGCTATTCAATGATATCGGCTACGTAGATGCGTTTCGCAAGGTCAACAAGGATAAAGATGAATTTACCTGGTGGCCTAGCGGTGAGTTAGGTGAAGGTGATGGCTGGCGAATTGACTATCAAGTCATTTCAGAGAGCTTATCTGGCGCCGTTGAATATGGCGTTGTTTACAAGACCAAAAGCTTTGGGTCGCATGCTCCGGTAATCATCGACTACGATATCGAGCTATTTTAG
- the rph gene encoding ribonuclease PH, with amino-acid sequence MTQRPSGRLPDEMRNVSIVKDFTCHAEGSVLISVGNTKVICTASISEGVPHFLRGQGQGWITAEYGMLPRSTGSRMNREAARGKQTGRTVEIQRLIGRSLRAGVDMKALGENTITIDCDVIQADGGTRTASITGGCVALNIALEAWVAKGKLKSNPLVRWITAISAGVYQGTPVLDLDYPEDSEADTDMNVIMTDEGGFIEIQGTAEGKPFTGEHLNSLLALAQKGCEELLAIQKA; translated from the coding sequence ATGACTCAAAGACCGAGTGGCCGTCTTCCAGACGAAATGCGAAACGTCTCGATCGTTAAAGATTTTACCTGTCACGCTGAAGGCTCAGTGCTCATTTCCGTGGGCAACACCAAAGTTATCTGCACGGCATCAATTAGTGAAGGTGTTCCGCACTTTTTGCGCGGGCAAGGTCAAGGTTGGATCACCGCCGAGTACGGAATGCTTCCTCGTTCCACTGGCTCACGGATGAATCGCGAAGCAGCCCGCGGCAAGCAAACAGGTAGGACCGTAGAAATTCAAAGATTGATTGGCCGCAGCCTTCGAGCTGGTGTAGACATGAAAGCACTGGGTGAAAACACCATCACCATTGACTGTGATGTCATTCAAGCCGATGGCGGTACACGAACCGCTTCAATCACCGGCGGCTGCGTTGCTCTGAATATTGCGCTAGAAGCCTGGGTTGCGAAAGGAAAGCTTAAATCGAATCCGTTGGTTCGCTGGATCACGGCAATCTCGGCAGGGGTCTACCAAGGTACACCGGTACTTGATTTAGACTATCCCGAAGATTCGGAAGCCGACACCGATATGAACGTCATCATGACCGATGAGGGTGGATTCATCGAGATTCAAGGTACTGCAGAGGGCAAACCTTTCACTGGTGAGCACCTTAACTCGCTGCTCGCGTTGGCGCAGAAAGGATGCGAAGAGTTGCTTGCCATCCAGAAGGCGTAA
- the pyrE gene encoding orotate phosphoribosyltransferase: MELHQENYLKLAIEAEALGFGQFTLKSGRTSPYFFNAGKFKTGKTLALLGKAYAKAIVDSGVEYDVLFGPAYKGIPLAAATAVALATDHGIDIPWTFNRKEAKDHGEGGKLVGADIENQRVLIIDDVITAGTAIREVIDILAANSASCAGVCIGLDRKERGQGTLSAIQEVERDFNVPVLSIMTIDHIIEWLNTQNEQQLVEKMTSYRNDYGV, from the coding sequence ATGGAACTCCACCAAGAAAATTACTTAAAGCTCGCAATTGAAGCCGAGGCACTCGGATTTGGACAATTCACATTGAAGTCCGGTCGAACTAGCCCCTATTTCTTTAACGCCGGAAAATTTAAAACCGGTAAGACGCTTGCACTACTGGGCAAAGCTTATGCTAAAGCTATTGTTGACAGCGGCGTAGAATACGATGTTCTATTTGGGCCTGCCTACAAGGGTATCCCCCTAGCTGCAGCCACGGCTGTTGCACTAGCAACTGATCATGGTATCGATATTCCGTGGACATTCAACCGTAAAGAGGCAAAAGATCACGGCGAGGGCGGCAAACTTGTGGGTGCCGACATCGAAAATCAGCGCGTGCTAATTATTGATGACGTCATTACCGCGGGTACCGCGATTAGAGAAGTGATTGATATTTTAGCTGCCAACAGTGCGAGTTGTGCAGGCGTTTGTATCGGGCTAGATCGTAAAGAGCGCGGCCAGGGAACGCTGTCAGCAATTCAAGAAGTTGAGCGCGACTTCAATGTTCCGGTTCTCTCAATCATGACAATTGACCACATTATCGAATGGCTCAACACTCAAAACGAGCAGCAGCTTGTTGAAAAGATGACCAGCTACCGTAATGACTACGGCGTTTAA